The stretch of DNA CCGCGAGCGCGAGCGTGAGTCCGCCCAGTCCGGACGGCGCGAACAGCGCTGCGAGCAGCGCGAGCGCGGCACTCACGATCGTCCCCTTCCACAGCCACAGCGGCGCGACGTCGGCGGCGTCCACGTCGCTCATACCCGTCCGTTCCGGCGGGAGCGTCATATACCCGGCGGCCCGCTACGCCGCCACCAGCAGCCCGCCGACCACGCCCAGCGTCCCGAAGAACGTACAGACCGCCCAGAACGGCACTCGGCGCACGAGTCTGACGAGCGCGTCGACGGTGAGGTAGCCGACCACGGCGCTGACCGCGAGCGCGACCAGCGCGGGGCCGGGGTCGATGGCCGGCAAGCCGGTGTCGAGCAACACCAGCGTGTCGGCGGCGACGACGGCGGGGATCGACAGCAGGAAGGAGAGCCGCAGCGACGACTCGCCCTCGTGGCCGCGCAACAGCAGCGCCGAGACCGTCGTCCCCGAGCGGGAGACCCCGGGGAGGATCGCGAAGCCTTGGAGGCCGCCGACCAGCAGGGCGTCCAGCCAGTCCGGCCGCGTCCGGTCGCCCAGCGAGAGCGCGGCGGCGAACCGCTGGAGCAGGCCCGTCACCACGAGCAGCCCGCCGACGAAGGCGACGAACAGGCCGCCCTGCAGGTCCGAGACGACGGCGTCCAGCGCGAGGTAGGCGGGCAGGCCCGTGACGCCGGAGGCCAGCGTCGCAAGCACGAGAAAGGAGAGGTCCGCCGTCTCGTCGGCGAAGGGAGCCCGCGTCAGGTCGCCGACCGAGGCCAGGATCTCTCGCACCTCGGCCCGGAAGTAGCCCACCGCGGCGACGGCGGTCCCCGCGTGGAGGAACAGGGCCAGTCGGGTGCCGGCGGCGGAGTTCACCCCCGTCAGCGCCGTCGAGGCCAGCGCGACCGCCCCCTCGCTGGAGACCGGGACCCACTCCAACACGCCCTGCAACAGCCCCAGCAGGACGGCGATCAGTAGTTGATTCACACTCGCCCGAGGGACGTGTGGGGACAAAGGCGGTTCGGTCGCGGCAGGCCGTTTCGGTCGCCGGTCGCCCGTTCCGCGAGCGACCGGGGGGTGCAGTTTATCTCGTCTGCGGGCCAACGGGAGATGTGCAATCGGGTGATCTCGCGGCCTCGCTGGCCGGGCTGCCACGCGTACGTCAAGGTCCCCTGAGCCCGACCCGGAGGTCGAAACGCAGTTACGGGCCGGCCGCGTCGGGCCGGTAATGAGCGTACTGGACGACGCCCGGGCCGCCCTCGACACGGGGCCGCTCTGTGACCCCTGCCTCGGGCGGCTGTTCGCCGACCGGAGTTTCGGGCTGACCAACGCCGAGCGGGGCCACGCCCTCCGCGTGACCCTCGCGCTCGAGGCCGACGAGGACTTCGAGGCCGGCGGGGACTGCTGGGTCTGCGAGGGGGAGTGCGCACGCGTCGACTGGTGGGCCGAGCAGGCCGCCACCGCCGTCCAGGGGTACGACTTCTCGACCTACCAGGTCGGGACGAAGGTGCCGCCCCTGCTGGAGGAGAACGACGCCCTGCTGCGCGAGGACGCCGGCCTCGACCCGGATGCCGGGGAGGCGCTGAAGACCGAACTCAACCGCGAGGTGGGCAAGCGCGTCGGCCGCCTGACCGACGCCGAGGTGGAGTTCGGCCGCCCCCACGTCCAGTTCACCCTCGACCTGGCGACCGACGAGGTCGACGTGACCGTCAACTCCGCGTTCGTCTACGGCCGCTACCGGAAGCTGGAGCGGGACATCCCCCAGACGCGGTGGCCCTGCAACGACTGCAACGGCACCGGGCTCTGGCAGGGCCAGCCCTGCGAGGGCTGTGACGGCACGGGCTACCGCTACGACGAGAGCGTCGAGCAGCTGACCGCGCCCGTCGTGAAGGAGGCGATGGACGGCTCCGCCGCCACCTTCCACGGCGCGGGCCGCGAGGACGTGGACGCGCTGATGCTGGAGTCGGGCCGGCCGTTCGTCGTCGAGGTGGATCAGCCCCGGACCCGCGACGTGGACACGACGGCCCTCGAACGCGAGATCAACGAGTTCGCCGACGGGAAGGTCGAGGTCGAGGGCATCCGGCTGGCGACCCACGAGATGGTCGAGCGCGTGAAGGAGCTGGACGCCTCCAAGACCTACCGGATGGACGTCGAGTTCGCCGAGCCGGTGACCGAGTCGGCCCTCGAGGACGCGCTCGCGGAGCTGACCGGCGCGACCGTCGAACAGGAGACCCCCCAGCGGGTCGCCCACCGCCGCGCGGACATCACGCGGACCCGGGACGTGTACGAGGCCGGCGGCGACCTCGTCGACGAGACCCACGGAGTCGTCCGCATCCACGGCGAGGGCGGGCTGTACGTGAAGGAACTGGTCTCCAGCGACGGCGGGCGCACGGAGCCGAGCCTCGCCGGGCTGCTGGGGGTCGACGCCGAGGTGACGGCGCTGGACGTCGTCGACGTGCAGGGCGAGAGCGAACCGTTCGCGAAGTCGGAGTTCCTCCTCGACTAGTCCTCGACCGCCGTCCGCTGCTGGAGCCGTTCGAGGTTCTCGCGAACCCTGTCGAGGACCTCCCCGCAGTCGTCGGCCGCCGACACGAGGTCGTCGTCCTGATCGTAGCTCACCAGCCCGCACTCCTCCAGCGTCGGGACGTGGCTGTGGTACAGCGAGAAGTAGGTGTCCGTGACCCGTTCCTCGGGAATGTCGGCGATGTCCGCCCCCGTCTCCGCCTCGGCGACCAGTTCGGCGAGGTCCGCGAGCGTGATCGTCCGGTGTCGCTGGAGTTCGACCAGGGCGAGACGCCGCTCCTCTGCGGCCAGCGCGCGATAGACGGCGTCCAACTCGGGCATCGTCAGTTGGGTATCTCGCTCCAGCACCTCAACCTTTCGTGTAGCGTTCGCCTGTCGAGCGCCCGAGCGAGAAAGCTCACCTTTCGGCCCGGGCCGAACCCGCCGGGCCGGAGCGGCGGCAACCCCGGCCGGGGGTCCTGACCGACGACCGACCGCAACCGTTTTCGGAGCGTCCGGCGACCCACCGGCTATGCGATTCGGCGTCGACGAGGCCGGCAAGGGGCCCGTGCTGGGGTCGATGTTCGCCGCCGCCGTGCGGGCCGACCCGGCGGCGCTGCCCGACGGCGTCGGGGACTCGAAGGACATCCGCCCCGACCGGCGCGAGGAGTTGGACGCGGCCGTCCGCGCGGCCGCCGACGCGGTCGCCGTCGCCGAGGTCCCCGTCGCCCGCATCGACGACCCGTCGACGGACATGAACACGCTGACCGTCGCGGCCCACGCCGAGGCGCTGTCGGGGGTCGCCACCGACGGCCTCGCCGGCACCGTCGACGCGGGCGACACCGACGCCGAGCGGTTCGGTCGCCGGGTCGCCGACCGGGTGGGAGCGGACGTCGACGTGACCGCCGCACACGGGGCCGACGGGACGGACCCGCTGGTGGGCGCGGCCTCCATCGTCGCGAAGGTGGCCCGGGACGCTCACGTCGCGGCGCTGGCCGAGGCGTACGGCGAGGTCGGCTCCGGGTATCCAAGCGACCCGACGACCCGCCGGTTCCTCGCGTCGTACGTCGAGACCCACGGCGACCTGCCCGACTGCGCCCGGGGGTCGTGGTCGACCTGCGAGGACGTGCTGGCGGCCGCCGAACAGTCGTCGCTCGGCGAGTTCTGAACGGCAAAATTCCGCGAACGCGGCTTGGACCCGGACGGGAGCTGTTTTCGACAGCCCGTACGGCCCTTCCGACACCGGTGCCGGCTGTAGCCGGGTTCCCACCGGCCTTGCCCTCGCGGGCTTTGTCTGGGCTTTCACCAGCGTTTGCCGGCGTGTCGGGTTCCCGAACGCCACTCACGTGACGTCCGGTACTTGGCCTTCGCGCTGCCCCGGCCGGCCGGGACAGAGGTGGGCTGTGGCGGTTCTCCTTCGGAGCGTCGACCTCGGAGCCCTGTTATGAGCCGCTCGGTTGTTGCCCCCAACGCATCCCTTCGCACCCTGATCGGGCGCTCTGAGATGCGTCGTCCGGTGTGTCCCCGCGCTTGCGGGATGTGAACGTACGGCACCGGGGGTAATAAGCTAATCTGAGGAAATGTGGTACTCCCTAGCATACGACGGTTCTCCGCGAGAGACGAACCTGAGAGCTCCGGGCCGGTTCACTCCTCGTCTAACACGAGGTTCCGCAGGATGTCGCCGTAGGCCGGCCGCGTGATGAGCACGCCGATGAGCACGCCGACGATGGTGATGATGGCGAACCCGGAGAGGTCGCCCAGCGACAGCACCATCAGCGGGCTCATCGCGACGATGGTGGTGGCGGCGGCCGCGCCGATGACCCAGAACGCCTTCCGGAACCGGCTCTCGAACACCCGGCCCGTCTCGACTTTCCCCTGCTGGAGGATCTCGTCGGCGATGATGATGAGGTCGTCGACCCCCGTCCCGATGACGGCGATGAAGCCGGCCAGGTGCGAGAGGTTCAGCGGGTACTGGACGAACGCGACGAAGCCAAGTAGCAGGTACACCTCCGAGAGCGCGGTGACGATCATCGGCAGCGCCACCTCCGGCCGGCCGTAGCGGGCGTAGACGACGCCGCTGACCGCGAGCACCGCGAGCAGTCCCGTCACCAGCGAGTTCTGCTGGAAGCGGTCGGCCAGCGCCGGGTCCAGCGAGAACTGCTGGGAGCTCTCGAAGTCCAGCGGCGCGGGGAGGCGACCCGCCTTCAGGCTGAGCGAGAGTTCGCGGGCGTCGTCCAGCCCGCCCTCGCTGACGAGGCCGGTCGACATCCGGAAGCTGGGGTCGTTGGCGAAGGTGCCGTCGGCGAACGACTGCGAGAGGCCCGGCTGGATGCCGCCGATGAACACCGGTTCGCCGTTCAGCGTCGCCACCAGACAGGTGGAGTTGATGCTCTCGACGGTGTCGTGTTCGCCGCGGCTGGCCGAACACCGGACCCCGCTGCCGTCGGCGAACCCGACCCGGCGCATCTCCTGCTGGAACTGCTCGGCGGCCCGCTGTTCGAGCGTCACCGGGACGAACGCCTCGGGGTTGGCTCCCTGTGTCTCCTGTGCGGTCCCGATGCCGGCGAAGTCACCCTGCGAGATGACCTGGTCGTGCTGCCAGGTGCCGTTGGCCCGGTGGACGGCGTAGACCCGGACCACGCCCCGCTCGTCGAGGATGTCGCGCAGCTCCGCCGGTTCGCGGTCCGGCGCGGTGATGCTGATGAAGTTCCGGCCGCCCGGCGCGGAGACCGACTGGACGCGACCGCCGCTGAGCGCGGAGGTCGAGATCTTCTCCTCGATGCTCTCGACCATCGCCGCCCGCGTCTCGGCGGTCACGCCGTCGCGGATCGTCGGCGAGCCGTACCCCTCGGCCTCCAGCGCCGCGCGGAACTCCTGTTCGGTGACGTTGCGCGTGAACACCTCGACGGTGCCGTTCTCGCCGGGTGCGCCGCGGCGCACCTCCACGTCGATGGGATCGACGCCGAGTTGCCGGGCCATCGACAGTTCCGCGCTGGAGCCGTTGGCGGTGATCTGGACGCCCTCGGCGGTCATCCCGACCACGGGCGCACGGATTCGCGTCCCGCCCGACAGCTGGATGCCGTACTGGAGGTTCGTCGACGTGGTGGCGTTGCCGGCCCCCTCGTCGGCCGACAGCCCCGGCGGCGCGCCGGGGACGAACAGCGCGACGGTGCTGACCAGCAGCAGGACCACCAGCAGGGCGATCCGCCAGTTCTCGCGGAGGGCGCTCATCGGTTGACCCCCTCGTACTTGTACCAGCGCAGCAGGGAGACGTTGAGCATGTAGGTGTTCATCAGGTCCGCAGTGAGCCCCAGCACCAGCACGATCCCGATGGAGGCCATCAGCTCGATGCCGAAGATCGTCGCGGCGACGGCCATCACCGTCATCGCGGCGATGGAGGTGACGGTCATCGTGACGCCGGTCCGCATCGCCCGGTAGGTGGACTCGTAGAAGCCGCCGGACCGACGGAGGACGTGGTTCGTCAACAGGATGTCGGAGTCCACCGAGTACCCGATCAGCATCAGCAGCGCCGCGACGGTCCCCAGCGAGAGCTTGATGCCGACGAGGTTCATCACGGCGATGGGGATGACGATGTCCGAGAACGCCGAGACGACGATGGCGAGGCTGGGGACGAACGTCCGGAACAGCCCGAACGCGAGCAGGCTCATCCCCAGGAAGGCGACGCCGAGGCCGACGACGGCGAGGCGCTGGTTCGACGCGCCGAAGAGCGGGGAGGTGGTCCCGCTGGACAGCAGTTCCATCTGCCCGCTCTCGTCGGCGGTCCCCCGAATCGCGTCGATGTTCGAGGAGTCGAACGTGACGATGTACTGGTTCGTCCGGCCCTGTACCCCCTGCACCGACGTGACCGGCTCGTCGAAGGTCTGTCGGATCTCCGACGGGGAGAGCGTCGTCTCGACCGTGACCTCCGATCCGCCCGTGAAGTCGACCCCGAGGGCGACGGGCGAGCCCGTCATCGCCCACCACGCCGCCAGCACCAGCAGCGCGACCGCCAGCACCGCCAGCGGCACCGCCAGCAGCTGGCGGTTGGAGTACTGGGTGTAGTCGACCTCCGGGACCTCGAACGCGACCATATGGGCGTGGGTGTGGCGTGGCCCCGAATAAGCCTTCTTAATCTGCGAGGGGCGACGAGCGAGCGAAACGAGCGAGTCGGCCCTCGAAGCGGAGCGGGGAGTGCGAGGCGCGAAGCGCCTTGAGGGCGAGCGGCGACAGCCGCGAAGCAGCGACCCGCGGAGCAATACGGACGTGTGGCGACCGACCCGAGCGAGTCGCCCCTCGGAGCGACGCGGCGACTGCGAGGCGCGAAGCACCCCGACGGGGAGCGGCGATAGCCGCGACCGCTCAGTCCGGGAGGTAACGGACGCTCACCACGCCGTCGCTCGTCCGGACCTCGACGCGGTCGACGCCCAGCCGGGCGGCCCGTTCGAGGGTCCCCTCGTCGGCGACCACGTCCTCGGCCGCCTCGTCGGTCCCGTCCTCGGGCACCGTCAGGACGTGGAGTTCCCCCTCGCCGGCCCGCTCGACGGTCGTCACCTCGCCCACGGGCTGGTCGGCGGCCAGCTCCGTGGCCTGCGTCGTCGGTTCGAGGTCGGTCCGCTCGACGGGGACGGTCCGCTCGGCGCTCACCTCGACCACCTCGTAGGTCACCTCCATCGGCGGCTCGGCGGCGACGGTGGCCTCGACGACGGCCCCCTCCTCGAAGCCGGGGTTCTCCGAGAGCGTCAGCACCTGTGCGTCGACCACGTCCCGCAGCGTCGCCGACTCGCCGTCGGCGTGCGTGACCAGAAACGTTCCCTCCTTGGGCATAGGCGGCGGTAGACCGGCCCCACCCTTCCCCGTTTCGACCCGGCGCTACCGGAGGAGTCGGTGAGCGACGTAGACGCCGGCGGCGGCCAGCAGCGGCGGGACCAGCCCGGCCAGCTGCGGGAGCGCGTACAGCGCGGCCACGACGGCGTTGCCGGCCGGGTCCCGCGCGCCAGGCGGGGCAGAGATGACCAGTCCCACGTACAGCGACAGGACGAACAGGACGCCCGACAGCGCCAGCCCGCGGTCGTAGGCCACCGACGAGCCGGTCCGGCGGTGGCGGCGGGCGACCAGGAGGACCGGGGCCAGGAGCGGCGCGACGACGAGCAGGCCGACGAACAGGACGAACGATCGCGAGAACGTGAACGTCCCGCCGCGCGCGCCGGCGGTCGCGCCCAGCACCGTGATCAGCCCGAAGACGAACACGAGCGTGATCGCCAGCGACAGCAGGAGCGCGGCGACGAGGTACGCGCGGAACAGCAGCGAGTCCGAGGCCCGGAGCGCGTAGACGAACGCACCCGGGAGCCCGTTGTAGGCGTCGTCGCCCCCTGCCTCCGTCGTCGGCGTCGACATACCCGGGCTTGGGCGACGGCAGGGTTAAGCGCCCCGTTCCCGAGCGGCGGGCCGGGGGGCTCGCGAGTCGGCCACCCCGGCGAGCGCGACCCCCCGAGACCTATGTACGAGGCGGGCGAGCGGACGTCTATGTACGTCGACATCGGCCCCGCGCTCGGCAGCGTCGCCGAGCCAGGGGTCGACGAGGACGCCCTCGACGCGCTGGACGAGCGGGTCGCGGACGCACACGGGCGCATCGCTCGGGGCCGCGAGGCCGACGAGTTCGGCTACGCGGCGCTGAACCTCCCGGACCGGACCGATCCCGGTGCGATCCGGGCGGCCGTCGCCCCCGTCGCCGACGCCGAGTACGTCCTCACGGTCGGTATCGGCGGGTCCGCGCTCGGTGCCAGGACCGTCACGGCGGCGCTGGCCGACGACCCCGACCGCCACGTCGTGCTGGACAACGTCGACCCGGAACACGTCGAGCGGACGCTCGCGGACCTCCCGCTCTCCGAGACAGCGGTCAACGTCGTCTCGAAGTCCGGGACGACGGCCGAGACGCTGGCGAACTTCCTCGTCGTCCGCGAGGCCTACGAGG from Haloarcula litorea encodes:
- a CDS encoding undecaprenyl-diphosphate phosphatase — encoded protein: MNQLLIAVLLGLLQGVLEWVPVSSEGAVALASTALTGVNSAAGTRLALFLHAGTAVAAVGYFRAEVREILASVGDLTRAPFADETADLSFLVLATLASGVTGLPAYLALDAVVSDLQGGLFVAFVGGLLVVTGLLQRFAAALSLGDRTRPDWLDALLVGGLQGFAILPGVSRSGTTVSALLLRGHEGESSLRLSFLLSIPAVVAADTLVLLDTGLPAIDPGPALVALAVSAVVGYLTVDALVRLVRRVPFWAVCTFFGTLGVVGGLLVAA
- a CDS encoding tRNA pseudouridine(54/55) synthase Pus10, producing the protein MSVLDDARAALDTGPLCDPCLGRLFADRSFGLTNAERGHALRVTLALEADEDFEAGGDCWVCEGECARVDWWAEQAATAVQGYDFSTYQVGTKVPPLLEENDALLREDAGLDPDAGEALKTELNREVGKRVGRLTDAEVEFGRPHVQFTLDLATDEVDVTVNSAFVYGRYRKLERDIPQTRWPCNDCNGTGLWQGQPCEGCDGTGYRYDESVEQLTAPVVKEAMDGSAATFHGAGREDVDALMLESGRPFVVEVDQPRTRDVDTTALEREINEFADGKVEVEGIRLATHEMVERVKELDASKTYRMDVEFAEPVTESALEDALAELTGATVEQETPQRVAHRRADITRTRDVYEAGGDLVDETHGVVRIHGEGGLYVKELVSSDGGRTEPSLAGLLGVDAEVTALDVVDVQGESEPFAKSEFLLD
- a CDS encoding DUF7344 domain-containing protein translates to MPELDAVYRALAAEERRLALVELQRHRTITLADLAELVAEAETGADIADIPEERVTDTYFSLYHSHVPTLEECGLVSYDQDDDLVSAADDCGEVLDRVRENLERLQQRTAVED
- the rnhB gene encoding ribonuclease HII, yielding MRFGVDEAGKGPVLGSMFAAAVRADPAALPDGVGDSKDIRPDRREELDAAVRAAADAVAVAEVPVARIDDPSTDMNTLTVAAHAEALSGVATDGLAGTVDAGDTDAERFGRRVADRVGADVDVTAAHGADGTDPLVGAASIVAKVARDAHVAALAEAYGEVGSGYPSDPTTRRFLASYVETHGDLPDCARGSWSTCEDVLAAAEQSSLGEF
- a CDS encoding preprotein translocase subunit SecD gives rise to the protein MSALRENWRIALLVVLLLVSTVALFVPGAPPGLSADEGAGNATTSTNLQYGIQLSGGTRIRAPVVGMTAEGVQITANGSSAELSMARQLGVDPIDVEVRRGAPGENGTVEVFTRNVTEQEFRAALEAEGYGSPTIRDGVTAETRAAMVESIEEKISTSALSGGRVQSVSAPGGRNFISITAPDREPAELRDILDERGVVRVYAVHRANGTWQHDQVISQGDFAGIGTAQETQGANPEAFVPVTLEQRAAEQFQQEMRRVGFADGSGVRCSASRGEHDTVESINSTCLVATLNGEPVFIGGIQPGLSQSFADGTFANDPSFRMSTGLVSEGGLDDARELSLSLKAGRLPAPLDFESSQQFSLDPALADRFQQNSLVTGLLAVLAVSGVVYARYGRPEVALPMIVTALSEVYLLLGFVAFVQYPLNLSHLAGFIAVIGTGVDDLIIIADEILQQGKVETGRVFESRFRKAFWVIGAAAATTIVAMSPLMVLSLGDLSGFAIITIVGVLIGVLITRPAYGDILRNLVLDEE
- the secF gene encoding protein translocase subunit SecF yields the protein MVAFEVPEVDYTQYSNRQLLAVPLAVLAVALLVLAAWWAMTGSPVALGVDFTGGSEVTVETTLSPSEIRQTFDEPVTSVQGVQGRTNQYIVTFDSSNIDAIRGTADESGQMELLSSGTTSPLFGASNQRLAVVGLGVAFLGMSLLAFGLFRTFVPSLAIVVSAFSDIVIPIAVMNLVGIKLSLGTVAALLMLIGYSVDSDILLTNHVLRRSGGFYESTYRAMRTGVTMTVTSIAAMTVMAVAATIFGIELMASIGIVLVLGLTADLMNTYMLNVSLLRWYKYEGVNR
- a CDS encoding DUF5812 family protein gives rise to the protein MPKEGTFLVTHADGESATLRDVVDAQVLTLSENPGFEEGAVVEATVAAEPPMEVTYEVVEVSAERTVPVERTDLEPTTQATELAADQPVGEVTTVERAGEGELHVLTVPEDGTDEAAEDVVADEGTLERAARLGVDRVEVRTSDGVVSVRYLPD